A stretch of the Vibrio aphrogenes genome encodes the following:
- a CDS encoding ATP-dependent zinc protease family protein, translated as MKKWGFFFPALMSMVIVGCSTTPEQTDSTATNKTDTTTPVAVEKDAKPTLPETKADGNVAATEKQPNVKPKPIPTVKPVKPAKPAKPETVTTGEKSADGKLILGQKEWVHIEGLDVNVVARVDTGATTSSVSAIDIVAFERDGKKWVKFKLAHDGHESKEIELPVVSIKFIRQSGSDQTFERYVIEGWIKVGDLKVKTPFTLADRTHMDYGLLLGRSFFRDVAIVDVSREFVQPKSKLDQPK; from the coding sequence ATGAAAAAATGGGGTTTTTTCTTTCCCGCTTTAATGTCGATGGTGATCGTTGGTTGTTCTACTACGCCGGAGCAAACGGATTCGACTGCTACAAATAAAACCGATACAACCACTCCGGTTGCAGTTGAAAAAGACGCGAAACCCACTCTGCCGGAAACGAAAGCAGATGGCAATGTTGCTGCAACAGAAAAGCAACCAAATGTTAAGCCTAAGCCGATCCCAACCGTAAAACCGGTCAAGCCAGCTAAACCGGCTAAGCCTGAAACGGTGACGACAGGTGAGAAGAGTGCCGATGGTAAACTGATTTTAGGGCAAAAAGAGTGGGTTCATATTGAAGGTTTGGATGTCAACGTGGTAGCGCGTGTTGATACTGGTGCGACAACATCGTCAGTGAGTGCTATCGATATTGTGGCTTTTGAACGAGATGGCAAGAAATGGGTGAAATTCAAATTAGCGCACGATGGCCACGAATCTAAAGAAATTGAATTACCGGTTGTTTCGATTAAGTTTATTCGTCAATCAGGCTCTGATCAGACATTTGAACGTTATGTGATTGAAGGTTGGATTAAAGTGGGTGATTTAAAAGTGAAAACCCCATTTACTTTAGCCGACCGTACTCACATGGATTATGGACTATTGCTTGGCCGTAGTTTCTTCCGTGATGTCGCGATTGTCGATGTCAGCCGTGAATTTGTACAACCAAAATCCAAGTTAGATCAACCTAAATAA
- the nrdD gene encoding anaerobic ribonucleoside-triphosphate reductase: MSHLIVIKRDGSKALFQQDRIVAAVLSASDTVDEKLKEYAQQLAGCVEQRLAESETDYPEGIHIQDIQTMVENYLMQGEYKSLARHYIEYRHDRDVAREKSSALTREIEGLIEQNNTDLLNENANKDGKVIPTQRDLLAGIVAKHYAKQHILPRDIVHAHESGDIHYHDLDYAPFFPMFNCMLIDLEGMLTRGFKMGNAEIDTPKSISTATAVTAQIIAQVASHIYGGTTINRIDEILEPYVLASHQKQLKLAQEWDISNPQEFARKQTEKECYDAFQSLEYEVNTLHTANGQTPFVTFGFGLGDTWACKLIQESILRNRIAGLGKNRKTAVFPKLVFAIRDGLNHKPSDPHYDIKQLALECASKRMYPDILNYDKVVDVTGSFKTPMGCRSFLNTYEEDGKLIHDGRNNLGVVSLNLPRVAIEAQGDEARFYEILKQKLQLARRALDTRINRLENVKARVAPILYMEGACGVRLNADDNVAEIFKNGRASISLGYIGIHETVCALFGTEQHVYDDETLRFKAIKIIDFMKQHVEAWTAETGYAFSLYGTPSENLCSRFCRLDAKQFGVIENVTDKGYYTNSFHLDVQKKVTPYDKIDFEMPYPEISSGGFICYGEFPNMQHNIEALENVWDYSYHRVPYYGTNTPIDECYECGYTGEFECTSKGFTCPKCGNHDSSKVSVTRRVCGYLGSPDARPFNDGKQEEVKRRVKHL; this comes from the coding sequence ATGAGTCATTTAATTGTTATAAAAAGGGACGGTTCTAAAGCCTTATTTCAGCAAGATCGAATTGTTGCAGCGGTACTAAGTGCCTCTGATACGGTCGATGAAAAGCTGAAAGAATACGCCCAACAATTAGCTGGCTGTGTTGAGCAACGTTTAGCGGAAAGCGAGACTGACTATCCTGAAGGTATCCACATTCAAGATATTCAAACGATGGTAGAAAACTACTTGATGCAAGGTGAATATAAATCACTGGCTCGCCATTACATTGAATATCGTCATGACCGTGATGTTGCGCGTGAAAAATCCAGCGCATTGACCAGAGAAATTGAAGGTTTAATTGAACAAAACAATACCGATTTATTGAATGAGAATGCCAATAAAGACGGTAAAGTGATCCCAACTCAGCGTGACTTGTTAGCGGGTATCGTAGCTAAACACTATGCAAAACAACACATTTTGCCGCGTGATATCGTACATGCACATGAGTCGGGTGATATTCATTATCACGATCTAGATTACGCCCCATTTTTCCCTATGTTCAACTGCATGTTAATCGACCTTGAAGGGATGTTAACTCGTGGCTTTAAAATGGGTAATGCTGAGATTGATACTCCAAAATCAATTTCAACGGCCACAGCAGTGACGGCACAAATTATTGCGCAAGTGGCTAGCCACATCTATGGCGGTACTACCATTAACCGTATTGATGAAATTCTCGAACCTTACGTGTTAGCGAGTCATCAAAAGCAACTGAAATTAGCGCAAGAGTGGGATATTTCAAACCCACAAGAATTTGCCCGTAAACAAACGGAAAAAGAGTGTTATGACGCGTTCCAATCACTCGAGTATGAAGTGAATACGTTGCATACGGCGAACGGCCAAACTCCATTTGTGACCTTTGGTTTCGGTTTGGGAGACACTTGGGCCTGTAAACTGATCCAAGAATCTATTTTACGTAACCGTATTGCCGGTTTAGGTAAAAACCGTAAGACCGCAGTTTTCCCCAAATTAGTGTTTGCGATCCGTGATGGCTTGAACCATAAACCAAGTGATCCTCACTATGACATCAAGCAATTGGCTTTAGAGTGCGCCTCTAAACGTATGTACCCAGATATTCTTAACTACGACAAAGTGGTGGATGTGACTGGGTCGTTCAAAACACCAATGGGTTGTCGAAGCTTCCTCAATACTTATGAAGAAGATGGTAAATTGATCCATGATGGCCGAAATAACCTAGGTGTGGTGAGTTTGAACTTACCGCGCGTGGCAATTGAAGCGCAAGGTGACGAAGCCCGTTTCTATGAGATTTTGAAGCAAAAACTGCAGTTAGCTCGTCGTGCTTTAGATACGCGTATTAATCGTTTAGAAAACGTTAAGGCTCGAGTCGCTCCTATCTTGTATATGGAAGGGGCATGTGGCGTACGCTTAAATGCTGACGATAATGTGGCTGAAATCTTTAAAAATGGCCGTGCATCGATTTCTCTTGGTTATATTGGGATCCACGAAACCGTGTGTGCTTTATTTGGCACGGAACAGCACGTTTATGATGATGAAACCTTGCGCTTCAAAGCGATTAAGATCATTGATTTTATGAAGCAACATGTTGAAGCTTGGACGGCGGAAACTGGCTATGCCTTTAGCTTATACGGCACGCCAAGTGAAAACTTATGCAGTCGTTTTTGTCGTTTAGATGCGAAACAATTTGGTGTGATTGAAAATGTAACGGATAAAGGGTACTACACCAACAGTTTCCACCTTGACGTACAAAAGAAAGTCACGCCATACGATAAGATTGACTTTGAAATGCCGTATCCAGAAATCTCAAGTGGTGGTTTCATTTGTTATGGTGAATTTCCAAACATGCAACATAACATTGAAGCCCTTGAAAACGTTTGGGATTATAGCTATCACCGTGTGCCATATTACGGAACCAATACGCCGATCGATGAATGCTATGAATGTGGTTATACTGGAGAGTTTGAATGCACCAGTAAAGGTTTTACGTGTCCTAAGTGCGGTAATCATGACTCAAGCAAAGTGTCCGTGACTCGTCGTGTATGTGGTTACTTAGGGAGCCCTGATGCGCGCCCATTTAATGATGGTAAGCAAGAAGAAGTAAAACGTCGCGTTAAGCATTTATAA
- the nrdG gene encoding anaerobic ribonucleoside-triphosphate reductase-activating protein: MNISQYYAVDVINGPGTRCTLFVSGCIHQCKGCYNKSTWSLRSGVEFTQEYEDAIIRDLQDSRIFRRGLSLSGGDPLHPSNVPAVLKLVQRVRTECPSKDIWMWTGYTLSELSPAQQQVVQYIDVLVDGKFEQALADPSLQWRGSSNQVVHYLTDK, encoded by the coding sequence ATGAATATTTCTCAATATTATGCTGTTGATGTGATTAATGGCCCAGGTACTCGTTGTACTTTGTTTGTGTCTGGTTGCATTCATCAATGTAAAGGTTGCTATAACAAAAGTACTTGGTCTTTACGCTCTGGGGTAGAATTTACTCAGGAGTATGAAGATGCCATTATTCGAGATCTGCAAGATAGTAGAATATTTCGTCGCGGCTTATCGTTATCGGGTGGCGATCCGCTGCATCCGAGTAATGTACCAGCGGTATTGAAGCTGGTTCAGCGGGTTCGTACGGAATGTCCAAGCAAAGATATTTGGATGTGGACGGGGTACACATTGAGTGAGTTGTCACCGGCGCAACAACAAGTGGTGCAATATATTGATGTGTTAGTCGATGGTAAATTTGAACAAGCCTTAGCCGATCCAAGTTTGCAATGGCGTGGCAGCAGCAATCAAGTTGTTCATTATTTGACGGATAAATAA
- the modA gene encoding molybdate ABC transporter substrate-binding protein: MKKLLLCSLGLTALCSSIQAFAANINVYAASSMTDVMKELGDKYHSVTGDTIVPVYAGSSTLARQIEQGAPADIFISANPKWMTYLVNQGMTTSDKVADLVGNSLVLIGSKEHKNAQVNAGTFKELPTLLGEHRLAIGEPQSVPAGMYAQESLKNLALWDAIADKTAPSSNVRLTLSLVERGEAPFGIVYKTDALMSHKVAIIQTFPDSTHSPIIYPAVALNDKQTSQAFFQFLKGKQASETFIKYGFTPLIAQ, from the coding sequence ATGAAAAAACTCTTATTATGCTCTCTAGGCCTCACGGCTTTATGCTCATCTATTCAAGCTTTTGCTGCAAATATCAATGTGTATGCAGCCTCCTCCATGACCGATGTGATGAAAGAGCTGGGGGATAAATATCACTCGGTGACCGGTGACACTATCGTGCCCGTTTACGCTGGTTCATCAACCTTAGCGCGTCAGATAGAACAGGGCGCACCTGCGGATATTTTCATTTCTGCTAACCCTAAGTGGATGACCTATTTAGTTAATCAAGGAATGACGACTTCAGATAAAGTCGCTGATTTAGTGGGGAATAGCTTAGTGTTGATTGGCTCAAAAGAGCATAAAAATGCCCAAGTGAATGCCGGAACATTTAAGGAGCTGCCTACCTTATTAGGAGAACATCGTTTAGCGATCGGTGAGCCTCAAAGTGTGCCAGCGGGAATGTATGCTCAAGAAAGTTTAAAAAACCTTGCCTTATGGGATGCCATCGCCGATAAAACGGCACCGAGTAGCAATGTGCGTTTAACTTTATCGCTTGTGGAACGTGGTGAGGCCCCATTTGGGATTGTCTATAAAACTGATGCTTTAATGAGTCATAAAGTGGCGATCATTCAAACCTTCCCTGACAGTACACATTCGCCGATCATTTATCCTGCGGTGGCGTTAAATGATAAACAAACCAGCCAAGCTTTCTTTCAGTTTTTAAAAGGTAAGCAAGCGAGTGAAACCTTTATCAAATACGGTTTTACGCCGTTAATTGCTCAATAA
- the modB gene encoding molybdate ABC transporter permease subunit, giving the protein MLSDYEISALLLSLKVSSTAVLWLLPIGIFLSWLLVKKDFWGKKVLDSVIHLPLVLPPVVIGYLLLLTMGRKGVVGEWLYHTFGLVFSFNWKGAALASAVVALPLMVRSIRLSLMNVDPKLEQAARTLGASPFKVFMTITLPLVLPGVITGAMLSFARSLGEFGATISFVANIPNQTQTLPLAMYNFIQTPGAEFQAGRLCVISIVIALLSLLCSEWLTQKTQKRLGVTTHNGANQ; this is encoded by the coding sequence ATATTATCTGACTATGAAATCAGTGCGTTGTTGCTGAGCCTCAAAGTGTCCTCTACTGCCGTCTTATGGCTATTGCCGATAGGGATATTTTTGTCGTGGCTGTTGGTAAAGAAAGACTTTTGGGGCAAGAAGGTCTTAGATAGTGTGATTCACTTACCTTTAGTGTTACCGCCGGTGGTGATAGGTTATTTATTGCTGCTCACCATGGGACGCAAAGGCGTGGTGGGCGAATGGTTATATCATACCTTTGGCTTAGTCTTTAGCTTTAATTGGAAAGGGGCGGCTTTAGCTTCGGCCGTGGTGGCGTTACCTTTGATGGTACGCTCGATTCGTCTCAGTTTGATGAATGTCGATCCTAAGTTAGAGCAGGCTGCGCGTACGCTTGGGGCCTCACCTTTTAAAGTGTTCATGACCATTACGTTGCCTTTGGTTTTACCGGGCGTGATCACTGGCGCCATGTTGTCTTTTGCGCGTAGCTTGGGCGAATTTGGCGCAACAATTAGCTTTGTGGCTAATATTCCCAATCAAACCCAAACTTTGCCTTTGGCGATGTATAATTTTATTCAAACACCGGGGGCAGAGTTTCAAGCTGGCCGGCTATGTGTGATCTCGATTGTCATTGCATTACTGTCATTGCTGTGTTCTGAATGGTTGACTCAGAAAACCCAAAAACGATTAGGGGTGACTACACACAACGGAGCGAATCAATGA
- a CDS encoding amino acid aminotransferase yields the protein MLSHLSAPQQDPILSLSVAYRNDPRAEKVDLGIGVYKNSQGQTPIMAAIKQAQQQQAEQQTTKAYVGLAGCEEFNQCMVDLLLKGTAAYSRVSAIQTPGASGALRMLGDLLKIAEPETTVWISNPSYVNHRPVMEAAGLKVKYYHYFNPETRQVDSDKMLQDLAQAGPKDVVLLHGCCHNPTGADISFDDWRAITELAQKNGFIPFVDIAYQGFGDGLAQDALGLQHMANHVEEMLITTSCSKNFGLYRERTGAAIVIGKNIQEANNAKGKLLTLARATYTMPPDHGADLVKTVLQSSALTQVWQQELVEMQQRLVGLRQALCQELVSRYNNEQFEFIKSHKGMFSVLGFSSDEMTQLREEYGIYGVGDGRINIAGLQEKDIQYVANAINTLSTRTNLK from the coding sequence ATGCTTTCTCATCTTTCTGCGCCTCAACAAGATCCCATTTTGTCATTATCCGTGGCTTATCGTAATGATCCTCGTGCTGAAAAAGTCGATCTCGGTATAGGGGTATATAAAAATAGCCAAGGCCAAACGCCAATCATGGCCGCGATTAAACAAGCTCAACAACAGCAAGCCGAACAACAAACCACTAAAGCTTATGTCGGATTGGCGGGATGTGAAGAATTCAACCAATGTATGGTGGATTTATTGCTGAAAGGCACTGCGGCTTATTCTCGTGTCTCGGCTATTCAAACGCCGGGGGCGAGTGGAGCGCTAAGAATGCTTGGGGATTTATTGAAAATTGCTGAGCCGGAGACCACGGTTTGGATCAGTAATCCAAGTTATGTTAACCATCGTCCGGTGATGGAAGCAGCAGGGCTGAAAGTTAAGTACTATCATTATTTTAATCCTGAAACTCGCCAAGTTGATTCGGATAAAATGTTGCAAGATCTGGCGCAAGCCGGGCCTAAAGATGTGGTGTTATTACATGGTTGCTGCCATAACCCGACTGGGGCTGATATCAGTTTTGACGATTGGCGTGCAATCACAGAGCTGGCTCAGAAAAATGGCTTTATTCCTTTTGTTGATATCGCCTATCAAGGTTTTGGTGATGGGTTAGCACAAGATGCTTTAGGGCTGCAGCACATGGCTAATCATGTAGAAGAAATGCTGATCACCACTTCTTGCTCGAAAAACTTTGGTTTATATCGAGAACGTACCGGAGCGGCGATTGTTATTGGCAAAAATATACAAGAAGCCAATAATGCCAAAGGTAAGTTACTGACCTTGGCTCGAGCAACGTATACGATGCCGCCCGATCATGGAGCAGATTTAGTCAAAACCGTATTACAATCTTCCGCATTAACCCAAGTGTGGCAGCAAGAATTGGTGGAGATGCAACAACGTTTAGTTGGTTTAAGGCAAGCCTTATGTCAAGAATTGGTCAGTCGCTATAATAATGAACAATTTGAGTTTATTAAATCACACAAAGGCATGTTCTCTGTGTTAGGATTTTCTAGCGATGAAATGACGCAATTACGTGAAGAATATGGCATTTATGGTGTTGGTGATGGCCGTATTAACATTGCAGGTCTTCAAGAAAAAGACATACAATATGTTGCGAATGCAATAAACACTCTCTCTACGCGTACTAATCTTAAATAG
- the modC gene encoding molybdenum ABC transporter ATP-binding protein ModC gives MIELHFKHQFPSFCLDIDTQIPDTGITAIFGRSGAGKTSIINAISGLQRPDSGVIAINDTVLFDSANKLNLAIEKRHIGYVFQEARLFPHYRVKGNLLYGYSGKGLPCHFKQVIELLGIEHLLERYPADLSGGEKQRCAIARALLSEPKILLMDEPLASLDLPRKQEVMPFLENLAQQIHIPILYVTHSLDEILHLADHMLLMQEGQVIESGDIEQVWCSEAFQPWQQQHQLTSLFKGQVKKHHPQYALTYVEIAPNTGVWMSNVEAQLNERVRVRIHANDVSLTLTQATDSSIRNIIPAIVAEIKTTKDDTQPVAIRLSIGDSDAPLTLWATVTAWARDELNLCVGLPVYAQIKGVKMTNQEMASRK, from the coding sequence ATGATTGAATTACACTTCAAGCACCAGTTCCCTTCTTTTTGTCTCGATATTGATACGCAAATTCCAGATACGGGAATTACGGCGATTTTTGGTCGTTCCGGCGCTGGAAAAACTAGCATTATCAATGCCATCAGTGGCTTACAGCGTCCTGATTCTGGGGTTATTGCCATTAATGATACGGTGTTATTTGATTCGGCAAACAAGCTGAATCTTGCGATTGAAAAGCGCCATATTGGTTATGTATTTCAAGAGGCGCGTTTGTTTCCTCATTATCGAGTGAAAGGCAACTTATTGTATGGTTATTCTGGAAAAGGGTTACCTTGTCACTTTAAACAAGTGATTGAATTATTGGGGATTGAGCATTTACTTGAACGTTATCCTGCGGATTTATCCGGTGGGGAGAAGCAGCGGTGTGCGATTGCCCGTGCACTATTATCTGAGCCGAAAATTTTATTAATGGATGAACCTTTAGCCTCGCTCGACTTGCCGAGAAAACAAGAAGTGATGCCATTTTTAGAAAATTTAGCCCAACAAATCCACATTCCTATCTTGTACGTTACCCACAGTTTGGATGAAATTTTGCATTTAGCTGATCATATGTTGCTTATGCAAGAGGGACAGGTCATTGAGTCGGGTGATATTGAACAGGTTTGGTGCTCTGAGGCATTCCAACCTTGGCAACAACAACATCAATTAACCAGTTTATTTAAAGGGCAAGTGAAAAAGCATCATCCTCAATATGCATTAACTTATGTCGAGATAGCGCCTAACACAGGAGTGTGGATGAGTAATGTGGAAGCGCAACTTAATGAGCGGGTTCGAGTGCGAATCCATGCAAATGATGTGTCGCTTACTTTAACTCAGGCTACGGATAGCTCAATACGCAATATTATTCCAGCAATTGTCGCAGAGATAAAAACCACCAAGGATGATACACAACCAGTGGCGATACGTTTGTCTATCGGAGACTCTGATGCTCCCTTAACGCTATGGGCTACTGTTACTGCTTGGGCGCGTGATGAGCTTAATTTGTGTGTAGGGTTGCCTGTTTATGCACAAATAAAAGGGGTGAAGATGACCAATCAAGAAATGGCTTCACGTAAGTAA
- a CDS encoding TOBE domain-containing protein, whose protein sequence is MELEALLTLNTNQKLFANPKRMALLEQIGVCGSISQGAKLAGLSYRAAWNAINDMNQVSPQPVVVSETGGKGGGGAALTEFGGRLIKVYRLMHQMQTMVMQALMDTSVTTESLLDVMSHFTLKTSARNQLKGQVVAIEPRDVKDKIIVKLESGSEIAAIITRVSTEQLQLTPEKEVLLLFKAPSVTISTEPVTPKERGEKNQLAGQLVHLTQGEESSEVFLDIGQGQLLYASVSHPALQGLVLQLDQHYYATFDPNQILVTCI, encoded by the coding sequence ATGGAATTAGAAGCATTATTAACATTAAACACCAATCAAAAACTGTTCGCGAATCCTAAGAGGATGGCGTTGCTTGAACAGATTGGGGTCTGCGGTTCTATTTCTCAAGGCGCAAAATTAGCTGGGTTGAGTTACCGGGCGGCATGGAATGCTATCAATGATATGAACCAAGTATCACCCCAACCTGTCGTCGTGAGTGAAACGGGTGGTAAAGGTGGCGGCGGCGCGGCACTGACAGAATTTGGGGGGCGCTTAATTAAGGTCTATCGTCTCATGCATCAAATGCAAACTATGGTAATGCAAGCACTTATGGATACCTCCGTCACCACTGAAAGTTTGTTGGATGTTATGAGTCATTTCACATTGAAAACCAGCGCCCGTAACCAATTAAAAGGTCAAGTGGTGGCGATTGAGCCGCGTGATGTGAAAGATAAGATCATCGTTAAGCTAGAAAGTGGCAGTGAAATTGCGGCGATTATTACTCGTGTGAGCACGGAGCAGTTACAGCTCACTCCAGAAAAAGAAGTGCTGTTGCTCTTTAAAGCGCCCTCCGTGACCATTTCGACAGAGCCGGTTACTCCCAAAGAACGTGGCGAAAAAAATCAACTTGCTGGACAATTGGTTCATTTAACGCAAGGTGAAGAAAGCAGTGAAGTTTTTCTCGATATAGGCCAAGGCCAGTTGTTGTATGCGTCGGTAAGTCATCCTGCATTACAAGGTTTAGTCTTACAATTAGATCAGCATTATTACGCTACTTTCGATCCAAACCAGATACTCGTGACCTGTATTTGA
- a CDS encoding cobyric acid synthase — MLTPNEALMVQGTTSDAGKSVLVAGLCRVLQRKGRRVAPFKSQNMALNSAVTKEGGEIGRAQALQAFACGIEPSVHMNPILLKPNTDMKAQVIVQGQALPQSASLGNASYKQYTMPYVMDSFAQLRAQYQTIIIEGAGSPAEINLRANDIANMGFAEAADVPVIIVADIDRGGVFAHLYGTLALLSPSEQDRVLGFVINRFRGDIELLKPGLTWLEQKTGKPVLGVLPYLHGLQLDAEDAVETQQTTRDEVKLTVYVPVVPRMSNHTDFDSLRAHPEINFQFRYQGQSLLGADLIILPGSKSVAADLQFLREQGWEQQIQRHLRYGGKLMGICGGYQMLGQTLSDPLGLEGEAGETRGLGYLALETTLAPNKALTQVAGKISLITGHTATLKGYEIHAGITHVSEQQPIELIDQAQQVQPEGALSEDGHIFGSYCHGIFDDPYALAHIMKWAGVNTLSLMESRDKQQLKSLDRLADVIEQELNLSVLWPNL, encoded by the coding sequence ATGTTAACACCGAATGAAGCCTTAATGGTGCAGGGCACAACATCGGATGCGGGTAAAAGTGTCTTGGTTGCGGGGCTGTGCCGTGTGCTGCAACGTAAAGGACGACGTGTTGCGCCCTTTAAATCACAAAATATGGCGTTAAATAGCGCCGTCACAAAAGAAGGCGGCGAAATCGGCCGTGCTCAAGCGTTACAAGCCTTTGCATGTGGGATTGAACCGAGTGTTCACATGAACCCTATCTTGCTCAAGCCCAACACGGATATGAAAGCGCAAGTGATCGTACAAGGTCAAGCCTTGCCGCAATCAGCCAGTTTAGGGAATGCGAGCTATAAACAATACACCATGCCGTATGTGATGGATTCTTTTGCTCAATTACGTGCTCAATACCAAACCATTATTATTGAAGGCGCGGGCAGCCCTGCGGAAATTAATTTACGTGCCAATGACATTGCCAATATGGGCTTTGCGGAGGCGGCGGATGTGCCGGTGATAATTGTGGCCGATATTGACCGTGGTGGCGTATTTGCCCATTTATATGGCACGTTGGCATTACTGTCACCCTCAGAGCAAGATCGAGTGTTGGGGTTTGTGATCAATCGTTTTCGTGGTGATATTGAGCTATTGAAACCGGGACTCACATGGTTAGAGCAAAAAACCGGGAAGCCAGTGCTTGGGGTATTACCCTATTTGCATGGTTTACAGTTAGATGCGGAAGATGCGGTAGAGACGCAACAAACCACACGAGATGAAGTTAAATTGACCGTCTACGTGCCAGTGGTACCACGCATGAGTAACCACACCGATTTTGATAGCTTACGTGCCCATCCGGAGATTAATTTTCAGTTTCGCTATCAAGGGCAATCTTTGTTAGGGGCCGATTTGATTATTTTACCTGGTAGTAAATCGGTAGCTGCTGATTTGCAGTTTTTACGTGAACAAGGCTGGGAGCAACAGATCCAACGTCATTTGCGTTATGGCGGTAAATTAATGGGGATTTGTGGTGGTTATCAAATGCTCGGACAAACCCTTTCAGACCCATTGGGGCTAGAAGGTGAAGCGGGTGAGACTCGTGGCTTAGGTTATTTAGCACTTGAGACGACCTTAGCGCCAAATAAAGCGTTGACTCAAGTGGCTGGCAAGATAAGTTTAATCACGGGACATACGGCTACGTTGAAAGGTTATGAAATTCATGCGGGCATTACACATGTATCGGAGCAACAACCGATTGAGTTAATCGACCAGGCTCAACAGGTTCAGCCAGAAGGGGCACTTTCCGAGGATGGACACATCTTTGGCAGCTATTGTCATGGTATTTTTGATGATCCATACGCTTTGGCTCATATTATGAAATGGGCGGGGGTGAATACGTTATCGCTGATGGAAAGTCGCGATAAACAGCAGCTTAAATCATTAGATCGTTTAGCCGATGTCATCGAACAAGAGTTAAATCTGAGTGTATTATGGCCTAACTTATAA
- a CDS encoding HAD-IIB family hydrolase has translation MHKLPRQPLIFTDLDGTLLDHDDYSIDAVKPWLQKLNKAGVSVIPTTSKTAAELHHLMPKLGLTTPFIVENGAAVYLPKALFQQAPPQTQPDGDYWVKSFTLPRAHWLFYIEQAKAEFGPIFIPMGEMLLEQLIALTGLSFDEAQQAQQRQYGEPIQWLGSEVQQQAFIEFIQNHGASVLKGGRFLHVGGGAQKATAMQWLIMMYQQIQPHKDWYSIALGDSDNDISMLESADYAVRIRSKHHPLPDLKRQERVLSSHQYGPSGWVECIQQLLAGHVT, from the coding sequence ATGCATAAATTACCTAGGCAGCCACTTATTTTTACCGATCTTGATGGCACTTTATTGGATCATGATGATTACAGTATTGATGCGGTTAAACCTTGGTTACAAAAGCTCAATAAAGCAGGGGTTAGTGTGATCCCCACGACCAGTAAAACCGCTGCTGAGCTTCATCATTTAATGCCTAAATTAGGATTAACTACCCCTTTTATTGTGGAGAATGGGGCGGCGGTGTATCTACCCAAAGCCTTATTTCAACAAGCACCACCGCAAACTCAGCCCGATGGTGATTATTGGGTAAAGTCATTTACTCTCCCGCGGGCGCACTGGCTATTTTATATCGAACAAGCAAAAGCAGAATTTGGCCCGATATTTATTCCGATGGGTGAAATGTTGCTTGAGCAATTGATTGCTTTGACCGGGCTCAGCTTTGATGAAGCGCAACAAGCGCAGCAGCGTCAATATGGTGAACCAATTCAATGGTTAGGCAGTGAGGTGCAACAACAAGCGTTTATTGAGTTTATACAAAACCATGGAGCAAGCGTATTAAAAGGCGGGCGATTTTTGCATGTGGGTGGCGGCGCTCAAAAAGCAACCGCCATGCAGTGGCTAATAATGATGTATCAACAAATTCAACCACATAAAGACTGGTATAGCATCGCATTAGGTGACAGTGATAACGATATTAGCATGTTAGAAAGCGCGGATTATGCAGTGCGCATCCGTTCTAAACACCATCCATTACCAGACTTAAAGCGTCAAGAAAGGGTACTGAGTAGTCATCAATATGGGCCAAGTGGTTGGGTGGAGTGTATTCAGCAACTATTGGCAGGGCATGTAACCTAA